Sequence from the Helianthus annuus cultivar XRQ/B chromosome 13, HanXRQr2.0-SUNRISE, whole genome shotgun sequence genome:
TGGGCCGAAGATAACGAACCGGTACGTCTTGTATAACTGCACGAGCGGTTATGAGGGAAACGTCACCTCTCTTTGTCAAACGTTGTGACTCTTCAAGACGTACCTGTTGCTGCATATAAATTCGGTTCCAAATCCCTTGTTCCTGTACGTTGTTCTGCATTAGCAAGTTTGTATTTATAAGAAGTCAAGTTCGAtcagtttgtttgtttggttagTTTACTATCGATTCGCAGATTGTTTGGTTAGTTTGTTCATAAAGAAGTATTGTGATTATTGTGGTTTGTTTGAGAATGATTGTGTATGCGGTCACAACTCGATCCGTTCCGActggtcctgggtttccgatgacgatgataccaacattggtatcagagccagagGTTTAACAGGAACCGGAAAGGGTTGTGATCATGATGGGAACCGGTTATGTGGAGACAAGGGAAAATCGGTTGAAACCGATTACGGTGAAGATGTTGTTCGTAGTGGAAAGTGCGGCCGGGCGGAGGAAGAAATGGATGAGTACGCGCAGGGGAAGCCAACCATACGAACCGAGAAGTCACCGGTAAAGAAGTTTCCAAAGAAAATGGTTCCAAAGGGGTTCATGAAGAAGTCCGGTAAGAAGGCAAAAGCACCGGTGGGAAGGCCAAGGAAACCGGGAATTCGTTGTTTCAAGTGCAAGCAATTTGGTCATATCGCCTCGATTTGCCCAAGTAAGTATGTTAATTTATCGCCATTACCGGTTGAAAGTGATTATATGGTTAAAGATACATGTGGCGGTAATTAGGATTCGATATGGGTTGTTGATCCTACATACAAAACACACATGACGGGAAACCGGAATGTGTTCAAATGTTTCAAGAGGCACTTTGGGTTAGTGACAAACGAGAGTAGGAAGGATTTCTCGTTTGTGCATGGTATTGGAGAAGTTAGAGTCCCGGTGGATGGCAAAGACAAAACGATCCCATGTGTAAGTTACGCTCCCAGTCTAGACAAGAACGTGTTAAGTCTAGAACAACTTTTGTTTCAAGGGATAGAAACAGTTACAATGGGGGATACATGTCTATTAAAGAAGATGTTTGGAAGTCGCTCGAAAGGGTTCGATATTTATGAAGATAAGTCGGAGGTTGACTTAGAACAAGATTATCTCAACACGTTTTATGATAATCTTGGTGTTGATAACGGTTACAAGAAAGAAAAGAAGGAATTTAAAGAATGCTTGGAAGATTACTACGAAAGGGAATTTGAAAAGGAAAGGAACAAGAAAAAGGTGTACGGTGAAAGTTCGAGGGCAAGAAAGAAGGAAATTGTGTATTCCAAGAAAGCAAAGAAGGCGCTTTTAATTTACATTGAAGGTGAAAAGGATAATCCGCGTGAATCAAAAGAAACGCTCCGGGAACGAGCGTTAATTCTTTCACAACTCGAGGAAGACGTTATCGAAAGGAACATGATTATGGAAAGTTGTGTTGAACCGGGAGATCTCATAACTTTGCACGAAGAATTAAAGAATCACCAAAGGTTTTTCGATGCTCCATTCGAAGAGATCTTGATTTGGTTTATTACGGATTTTCTTGGAATCGTATGTGAAAAGGCAATGCCACCCGAGTTGATTGATGGCCGAGATCTTAGTCTCATCTTATTACATCGAATTGTAAAGCATAACGGAGGATTCAAGGAAGTAATGGAAAAGAACTTATGGGATGTGATCGCGGCCAAATATGGTTATGAACCGGATGATGCATATGAAGTCAAGGTTGCCTACATTTATTACTTGGAACTAGTTGAATTGTATTTCGACTTCATGAGGAAAGAACGTGGGAAAAAGGCAAACGTCATGGCTGGAAATTCAAGCAACAACGGCGGTTGGCTCGAAGAATCAAGTGACGATGAAGTGGTGGTCAAGATAGAGGTCACCAACAACCGCAAGGAGTAATCAAGGCTGGAGACTCGGATGTTTTTGCTTAGGGCGGTGAATGAAGATTAATGATAATCAAGTCCATCCGAGATTCGGTTTCGGGCCGGTAgctttattatttgttttagtttCGTTAATGGGTCAAACAGTTTATTGTTTTATGTTTATGTCTAGTATTTGGGCCGGAGGCCATGTCTAGTGGGTCGAACGAATTAGTGAGTCCATTAGGTTTATGTAATGTTGGAAAACAAGCAGATTGGGCCGAAGATAACGAACCGGTACGTCTTGTATAACTGCACGAGCGGTTATGAGGGAAACGTCACCTCTCTTTGTCAAACGTTGTGACTCTTCAAGACGTACCTGTTGCTGCATATAAATTCGGTTCCAAATCCCTTGTTCCTGTACGTTGTTCTGCATTAGCAAGTTTGTATTTATAAGAAGTCAAGTTCGATCAGTTTGTTTGTTCGGTTAGTTTACTATCGATTCGCAGATTGTTTGGTTAGTTTGTTCATAATGAAGTATTGTGATTATTGTGGTTTGTTTGAGAATGATTGTGTATGCTGTCACAACTCGATCCGTTCCGActggtcctgggtttccgatgatGATGATACCAACATTGCTCTGAAATTACTCCTCTCACATGTAATTCTACACAAGATCAAGATTTTATAACACTCAATAAAGTCAAGTACTTTACCACTGCTGCTGACATGGAGAGGGTGAATATGAAGACTTGCAAACAAGCTTGTCTGAACAATTGCTCATGCAAAGCAGCCTTTTTTCAGTATTATTCAAATGTTTCAAGAGGAAAATGTTTTTTACTTTCAGAGGTATTTACAATGAAGACTTTTGGAGATACTGGTATTAATGTTTTAGctttcataaaaatccaaaagGTTACATCACATCGTGTGTCTCGTCAAGTTGCAAGAGTTTTAGGCTCTACAATTGGAAGTTTTGTGCTTCTGGTTGTTGTGGGCATAGGGTTTATTACATACATAGTCCACAAGCGAAAAGGGGATGTTGAAATGGAGGAAGAGTATTTAGATCAAGTGCCAGGTATGCCAACTCGGTTTTCTTTTGATGAGTTAAGAATCGCCACCGAGAACTTTAGTAAAAAGCTTGGTGAAGGAGGATTTGGATCGGTTTTCGAAGGAAGTCTGAAAGATGGCTCGAAGATTGCAGTAAAATGCCTTGAAGGTCTTTCACAGATTAAGACATCATTCCTAGCTGAGGTTCAATCCGTTGGCAGCATTCACCATGTGAATCTGGTTAGACTTCGAGGATTCTGTACATTGAAATCACAACGGTTTCTAGTGTATGACTTCATGATTAATGGGTCATTAGATCGGTGGATCTACCATGGAGTACGGGAGCACATACTCGAATGGGAATGCAGAAAGAAAATAATTCTTGATGTAGCCAAAGGTTTAACATATCTCCATGAAGATTGTAGACAAAAGATTGTGCATCTTGATATTAAACCTCAAAACATCCTTCTAGACAATGATTTCAATGCCAAAGTATCAGATTTTGGGTTATCCAAGCTCATTGACAAAAGTCAAACTGAAGTGATGACTACCATAAAAGGAACACCTGGCTATATCGCTCCAGAATGGCGGAGCTCAATCATCACCGAAAAGCTGGATGTATACAGCTTTGGGATCGTTCTTCTGGAGATCGTGTGTGGTAGGAAAGTTTTTGATAGATCTCAGCCAGAAGAAAGCTGGCACTTGCTCTTTGTCTTCCAGAAAGAAGGCTGGGAGCAAGGAACATTGTTAGATATGGTTGACAAACACAGTGAAGAAATGTATGTACACAATACAGAAGTGGTGGAGATGATGAAACTGGCTGCATGGTGTTTACAAACAAACTTTAAGAAAAGGCCTTCAATGTCGTCGGTTGTTAAGGTGTTGGAAGGAGGAATgaatcttgaatcgaacctgAATTACAACTTCACAGATTTCAGAATTGAGGAACCAGAAGTTGGAGACGAGAAAGATTTCACACAATTGTCGTCATCTCTTCTCTCAGGGCCAAGATAAGTAGCCATGAGGTTCTTGTGGATCATATCAATGCAGTTTTATTCTGTTCCAATATCAACTGAAATGTTGGCTATAAATAATTTTTTATACAGACATGTGTATAGGTTACCCGAATTTTATAATGTTTCTTATGTACTCTTATGGTTCCATATTGACGTTGAAAGTGGTTGTTGTTGGTTTGGAGTGCTACCTTTTGGTCTATTGTTTATTGTTGGATGTGAGCAGATTTGTTTTGTACAATGCTGACTGTTTGTGGGTTCGTCTGTCTTGGTATTTCAgcttattttataattttattttatatgtttggtGTTGTTTTGAGGATACAAATGGTTCATATGGTATTTCACAATTAACCATCGCTGCCCAATCTTATGCCATTCAGCCCTTAACTTTAAAGGGAAAAAATGACATACATGTTACTGATTATGATAATAAATTGTAGGTTAATCTTGATGGGTTTTAAACCAGGTCACTGGATACGGGTCCAAGTGTTAGAACGGGTCAGCAATATGTTAATATTTGGTCACATGTTTTCAAGGGCGGACCCAAGGCAAGCCTTGGGTGGGCGGGCGCCCCccttaaataatttttttttgtataattaTAGGCAAAAATCCCGATCGCACCCTTTGAAAATTTGGTTAAACCCTTCATTCGCACCCCCATGAAATAATTATGGGTCCGCCACTGCATGGTTTTAGTGTTTTAATTAGATCATGGGTCAGATTTACGTATGCAAGTAGTGGGTAAAAACCATGGGCTTGTTTTACTGTTTTGTAGGAGATAATGGGCTTAGTTGATAGGTTTATTATGTTCAGGTACGTCgcataatatatgtatatattacgGTTTAATCAATGAATGAAAGTTGTGAGTTCCAGCAGAAAATCAAGTCATCTGTTCTTTTATTTTTCACTTTGATTTTTGGAGCTTTACCAACATAAATAACACAAAACTGACATCTAAAACAACCCAATTTCAGTAAATATTTGCATCAAAGATGAATACAAGACTCTACACTTTAACCATATATGGCAATTTGCTAACAGCACTgccaaaagatttaaaaaaaaattccacTAGACCAAGAATCTGCATATGTCCGACTAGACCCGTAAGAAACAAACACATCTTGCTAAACAGACAACCATTTAACAGTATGATACATGTTTGCTTATGTTGATTCTGACTTATGGTTCTCAATTAAACCTCACATTAAACACAACCTTAGGATGAAAAATACTCATTAATGTGCTAAAATAGCCAACTGTGAGAAATTACAGACTGAATGTTGGCCCAAAAtggatctttgatctctagacaATCGAATAACTTGAATATATAAACTGAGAATTTGAATACATGAATGGAATTACAATTGAAATCTACAACCTATTTATAGTTTCTAATGGGTGCGATCCAATAGACGCGTCTCTTCATGAACGGGTGCGTCTCTAGAATATGTGGTTGAGAATTAACATGAAGGGGTGTGTCTTCTTGTCCAAGAGTTGCGTTCCCCTTGCCTTCTTTGTGACCCTTTGATCGAACAGGCATGTCTCTAAGGAGACATGTCTTTTCCTTTAGGGAAGCGGTTATAATCTTTCAGTTTTACACCTTCAGTCCCTGAATTTTGTAACCGCCATATAACTACCTTTTAACCGCCACATAACTAACTTTATACTAATAACTAATAAACCCTTGTACTTTAAGGATGTGTAGGGATTATAACTTTCATTCACCCCCC
This genomic interval carries:
- the LOC110900405 gene encoding LOW QUALITY PROTEIN: G-type lectin S-receptor-like serine/threonine-protein kinase SD2-5 (The sequence of the model RefSeq protein was modified relative to this genomic sequence to represent the inferred CDS: deleted 2 bases in 1 codon; substituted 1 base at 1 genomic stop codon), encoding MAQVEELDQDVKQVTGRKPRLRDKDLLQQARDKNGEAHDDEQDIEKDQGNCRSYLFAISISPIRSGWGTVVWSANRGYPVRENAILNFTSAADLVLKDGDGSVVWTTNTAGKSVVGMNLTDTGNLVLFDDQNSIVWQAFDRPTDCLLPGQKLFTDQKLKSSVSDTNSSEGMYSLQVTDTGLFGYVESDPPQSYYRRLVHRNDTNKGKRYITFLNGSLSFFIHSSEPSHPDVVIDIPKSSSAQYIKLMPNGHLKVFEWQYNYEEWAEVIDHXTLVNGPCSYPLICGRNSICSINQQCSCPSIEYFRRVIDRQPNLGCSEITPLTCNSTQDQDFITLNKVKYFTTAADMERVNMKTCKQACLNNCSCKAAFFQYYSNVSRGKCFLLSEVFTMKTFGDTGINVLAFIKIQKVTSHRVSRQVARVLGSTIGSFVLLVVVGIGFITYIVHKRKGDVEMEEEYLDQVPGMPTRFSFDELRIATENFSKKLGEGGFGSVFEGSLKDGSKIAVKCLEGLSQIKTSFLAEVQSVGSIHHVNLVRLRGFCTLKSQRFLVYDFMINGSLDRWIYHGVREHILEWECRKKIILDVAKGLTYLHEDCRQKIVHLDIKPQNILLDNDFNAKVSDFGLSKLIDKSQTEVMTTIKGTPGYIAPEWRSSIITEKLDVYSFGIVLLEIVCGRKVFDRSQPEESWHLLFVFQKEGWEQGTLLDMVDKHSEEMYVHNTEVVEMMKLAAWCLQTNFKKRPSMSSVVKVLEGGMNLESNLNYNFTDFRIEEPEVGDEKDFTQLSSSLLSGPR